From Roseburia hominis, the proteins below share one genomic window:
- a CDS encoding type II secretion system protein — protein sequence MRRGRRRREGMTLVELIVAMALMSILTVMVVGILSPAAKTFVRLQRVQFAQMIVDNVEDEIRSQLLDAVDSIKIYDISDGGDLSDAGGSASGPVLEYLNTDSYVTLMSADGCAETTLVRSEQETGTESAKSGRLLMRYYWQKKVATETSAYQYNYKDENNKYVARAVQQVFADKYYMGGYLKLRFSFPDGVGVGDAVNCIRVHVELYRDEACTDLLVEEDFIAELRYQAKRVDEATASSGI from the coding sequence ATGAGAAGAGGAAGACGCAGAAGAGAAGGCATGACGCTGGTGGAGCTGATTGTAGCCATGGCTCTTATGAGTATCCTGACGGTGATGGTCGTGGGCATATTGAGCCCGGCGGCTAAGACCTTTGTACGATTGCAGCGTGTGCAGTTCGCACAGATGATCGTAGATAATGTGGAGGATGAGATCCGGTCGCAGCTTCTTGATGCAGTGGACAGCATCAAGATCTATGATATATCTGACGGTGGGGATTTATCCGATGCAGGAGGAAGCGCAAGCGGGCCGGTGCTTGAATATCTGAACACGGACAGCTATGTGACGCTGATGTCCGCGGATGGCTGTGCGGAGACGACGCTCGTGAGGAGTGAGCAGGAAACAGGGACTGAATCTGCAAAGTCAGGACGCCTGTTGATGCGGTATTACTGGCAGAAGAAGGTGGCTACCGAAACCAGTGCTTATCAGTACAATTATAAAGATGAAAATAATAAGTATGTTGCCCGGGCAGTGCAGCAGGTCTTTGCCGACAAATACTATATGGGAGGGTACCTGAAGCTTAGGTTTTCCTTTCCTGACGGTGTGGGCGTTGGGGACGCTGTAAACTGTATCAGGGTACATGTGGAGCTATACCGGGACGAGGCGTGCACAGACCTCCTGGTAGAGGAGGATTTTATCGCGGAACTGAGATATCAGGCAAAGCGAGTGGATGAGGCGACGGCTTCGTCGGGAATATAG
- a CDS encoding prepilin-type N-terminal cleavage/methylation domain-containing protein — MLKKLRDKRKDKKGFTLVELIVVLIILAILAALLIPALTGYIDKAKNKQVVAETRQAVMATQTLADEDYAVDVTPQFGKGRVISKNIKSLAEVDGKISGVTFDSSHAVATLTYESKSGKTCTYTAGGTKGTDGAYDVK; from the coding sequence ATGTTAAAGAAATTGAGAGACAAAAGAAAAGACAAGAAAGGATTTACGCTTGTAGAGCTGATCGTTGTGCTGATCATTCTGGCAATTCTGGCAGCGCTTTTGATTCCGGCATTGACGGGGTATATTGATAAGGCGAAAAATAAGCAGGTTGTGGCAGAAACACGTCAGGCAGTTATGGCAACACAGACGTTGGCAGATGAGGATTATGCGGTGGATGTAACGCCCCAATTTGGTAAAGGAAGAGTAATAAGTAAAAACATTAAAAGCTTGGCCGAAGTTGATGGAAAAATTAGTGGAGTCACATTTGATTCGTCACATGCAGTAGCAACTCTCACATATGAAAGTAAAAGCGGAAAAACTTGTACGTATACCGCAGGGGGTACGAAGGGAACAGATGGCGCATATGATGTTAAATAA
- a CDS encoding prepilin peptidase, with amino-acid sequence MIVCLEIVLGVFRFLMGACIFSFVNVVICRLPRGESVATGRSHCMECGHELAARELIPLVSYLVLRGKCSQCGVQIPIRDFMVECTGGAAFALSASFYGIGKTGVISLRGLLVFAFLAVLMIVAAIDWDTRIIYDRFHIIIGILGLAAVWLFPEITLKSRLIGLLVISVPMLLLALLIPDAFGGGDIKLMAACGWYLGWKANVFAMFVGLLTAGIYCGVMLAAGKLGRKEHFAFGPFLAAGLAVAAFCGEWAGNWYLSLL; translated from the coding sequence ATGATCGTATGTCTGGAAATAGTTTTAGGGGTGTTCCGTTTCCTGATGGGCGCCTGTATCTTTAGTTTTGTAAATGTAGTAATCTGCCGTCTGCCCCGCGGCGAGAGTGTAGCAACGGGGCGCAGCCACTGTATGGAATGTGGGCATGAGTTGGCTGCAAGGGAACTCATCCCACTAGTCAGTTATCTTGTTTTACGGGGAAAATGCAGCCAGTGCGGGGTGCAGATTCCGATTCGTGATTTTATGGTAGAATGTACAGGAGGCGCGGCGTTTGCGCTTAGCGCTTCCTTTTATGGAATAGGTAAGACGGGAGTGATCTCGCTAAGAGGGCTTCTGGTCTTTGCATTTTTGGCGGTTCTGATGATCGTGGCGGCGATCGATTGGGATACCCGGATCATCTATGACCGATTTCATATTATAATAGGAATTCTTGGGCTGGCGGCTGTATGGCTGTTTCCGGAAATCACACTAAAGAGCAGGCTGATCGGCCTTCTGGTGATTTCTGTGCCGATGCTTCTGCTGGCTCTTCTGATTCCCGACGCGTTTGGCGGCGGGGATATCAAGCTGATGGCTGCATGCGGGTGGTATCTAGGCTGGAAGGCTAATGTATTTGCCATGTTCGTGGGGCTTCTGACAGCAGGGATTTATTGCGGCGTCATGCTGGCGGCGGGAAAGCTTGGGCGGAAGGAGCATTTTGCCTTCGGTCCGTTTCTGGCGGCAGGGCTGGCGGTCGCGGCATTTTGTGGAGAATGGGCAGGGAACTGGTATTTATCTCTGCTGTAG
- a CDS encoding type II secretion system F family protein → MARFRYTAKNMEGKMRRGVLEAVSEKVLQQQLKEQGFYLISAKKAGHLGVKRKFTSRQLAEFNREMSSLLTAGVSLVRALDIISREEGISPFAQEVYLGLLTDLKKGISLSDAMENQNCFPALMKGMIRSGEGSGNLDEVTARLAVHYEKEATLNQQVKSAMTYPLILLVMCVVIVLIIVTFVLPQFDELFSQMESLPVPTEIVMALSDLLVQRWYAVLVAVLLIIAVSRIILGFPRMRRGMDYLKVHAPVFGKLNKVIYTARFARTLSSLYSSGMSVVNSLKLAAETIGNRYVEEQFEQVSVKVRSGVALSEALKDVDGLLGKLSSTILVGEESGRLDTMLDSIAQSMEMEAQEATKRMVTLLEPIMICVMAVLVGFVMVAVMLPIYQSYSAIENAR, encoded by the coding sequence ATGGCGCGGTTTCGATATACTGCGAAGAATATGGAGGGCAAGATGCGCCGGGGCGTGCTGGAGGCCGTAAGTGAGAAGGTCCTGCAGCAGCAGCTTAAGGAGCAGGGGTTCTATCTGATCTCTGCGAAGAAGGCGGGGCATCTGGGAGTGAAGCGCAAATTCACCTCCAGGCAGCTGGCGGAGTTCAACCGTGAGATGTCCAGCCTTCTGACGGCAGGCGTCAGTCTGGTGCGCGCGCTGGATATCATTTCCAGGGAGGAAGGAATCTCGCCCTTTGCGCAGGAGGTCTATTTGGGGCTGCTTACGGATCTTAAGAAAGGCATCAGTCTCTCGGATGCGATGGAAAACCAGAACTGTTTTCCGGCGCTGATGAAGGGCATGATCCGCTCCGGTGAGGGCAGCGGGAATCTGGATGAGGTCACGGCGCGGCTTGCCGTTCATTATGAAAAGGAAGCGACCCTGAACCAGCAGGTGAAATCGGCGATGACGTATCCGCTGATTCTGTTGGTGATGTGTGTGGTGATCGTGCTGATCATCGTGACCTTCGTGCTTCCACAGTTTGACGAGTTATTTTCTCAGATGGAGAGTCTTCCGGTCCCCACAGAAATCGTGATGGCGCTTTCTGATCTGCTGGTGCAGCGGTGGTACGCGGTGCTCGTGGCGGTGCTTCTGATTATTGCGGTGAGCCGGATTATCCTGGGATTTCCGAGGATGAGAAGGGGAATGGATTATCTGAAGGTCCATGCCCCGGTGTTCGGGAAGCTGAACAAGGTAATCTATACGGCCCGGTTTGCCAGAACGCTCAGCAGTTTGTATTCCAGCGGTATGTCAGTGGTGAATTCGCTGAAGCTGGCGGCGGAGACGATCGGAAACCGTTATGTGGAGGAGCAGTTCGAGCAGGTGTCCGTCAAGGTGAGAAGCGGCGTGGCGCTTTCGGAGGCGCTTAAGGATGTGGATGGTCTTCTCGGAAAACTGTCTTCGACGATCCTTGTGGGTGAGGAAAGCGGACGGCTTGACACCATGCTGGATTCCATCGCCCAGTCCATGGAGATGGAGGCACAGGAGGCGACGAAGAGGATGGTCACCCTTCTGGAGCCGATTATGATCTGTGTGATGGCGGTCCTGGTAGGTTTCGTGATGGTGGCGGTCATGCTGCCGATCTACCAGTCCTACAGCGCGATCGAGAATGCCAGATAG
- a CDS encoding ATPase, T2SS/T4P/T4SS family: MKKNLRIGEILTELGYVTGEQMEQALLYQKEHRDRRLGQILVELGFVSEPQVLEALASRLELEIVDVSALEVDLSAVAMIDKDLAEKNLLLPIQVKSGVMQLVTNDPINYFALEEVRQQTGCYLKIMLSEEKPLRQAVSYYFAEAGAKEAAKQANAGFGAEELEDLDLTELGDGDEEVPIIHLLNSLVERAIKSNASDVHIEPFERETKVRMRIDGVILEYVTLQRNVHQSLIARIKIMANLDIAEKRIPQDGHFRVRTEDGYVNIRVSLMPTVYGEKAVLRVLASSVQLDHAGQFGMDDYSYQQFLPALRSSNGIIYITGPTGSGKSTTLYMILEYLSSRQVNISTIEDPVEKNMAGVNQTQVNNVAGLTFDVGLRALLRQDPDIIMVGETRDGETAGTSVRAAITGHMVLSTLHTNDAVSSIVRLADMGVETYLIANSLAALVAQRLVRKVCPNCAREMETTAEERRFLGEDVRTVWRGMGCHQCNHTGYKGRIAVHEVLTIDTNIRRMISNHATVEEITRYAVEQQGMRTLRLSTLELVKKGVTTPEEMLKIAYEW; the protein is encoded by the coding sequence TTGAAGAAGAATCTGAGAATCGGAGAAATATTAACGGAGCTGGGTTATGTAACCGGGGAACAGATGGAACAGGCGCTACTTTATCAGAAGGAGCACAGAGACAGGCGTCTCGGACAGATTCTGGTCGAGCTTGGATTTGTCTCGGAGCCCCAGGTGCTGGAGGCGCTGGCTTCCAGGCTGGAGCTGGAGATTGTGGATGTGTCGGCGCTGGAGGTCGATTTAAGTGCGGTCGCCATGATAGACAAGGATTTGGCAGAGAAGAATCTGCTTCTTCCGATCCAGGTGAAGAGCGGTGTCATGCAGCTTGTGACCAACGATCCTATCAATTATTTTGCGCTTGAAGAAGTGCGTCAGCAGACGGGATGCTATTTGAAGATCATGCTGAGTGAGGAGAAGCCTCTTCGGCAGGCGGTCTCCTATTATTTTGCAGAGGCGGGCGCTAAGGAGGCGGCAAAGCAGGCCAATGCGGGATTTGGCGCAGAGGAGCTGGAGGATCTGGATCTTACGGAGCTGGGAGACGGGGACGAGGAGGTGCCGATTATTCACCTTCTGAACAGTCTGGTGGAGCGCGCAATCAAGAGTAACGCCAGTGACGTCCACATCGAGCCCTTTGAGAGGGAGACGAAGGTTCGCATGAGGATAGACGGGGTGATCCTGGAATATGTGACCTTACAGCGAAATGTGCATCAGTCGCTGATTGCCCGGATCAAGATCATGGCGAACCTGGATATCGCAGAGAAGAGAATTCCACAGGACGGACATTTCCGCGTGCGGACGGAGGATGGATATGTGAATATCCGTGTATCCCTGATGCCCACGGTGTACGGGGAGAAGGCGGTGCTGCGTGTGCTGGCGTCCTCTGTGCAGCTCGATCATGCAGGCCAGTTCGGAATGGATGACTATAGCTACCAGCAGTTCCTTCCGGCGCTGAGAAGCTCAAACGGGATTATTTATATCACAGGCCCGACGGGAAGCGGCAAATCTACGACACTCTACATGATTCTGGAGTATTTGTCTTCCCGGCAGGTCAATATATCGACCATAGAAGATCCGGTGGAGAAGAATATGGCTGGCGTGAATCAGACGCAGGTAAATAACGTGGCGGGGCTTACCTTTGATGTGGGGCTTCGTGCACTGCTCCGTCAGGATCCGGATATCATCATGGTAGGAGAGACCAGGGACGGTGAGACGGCCGGTACCTCTGTGCGTGCGGCCATCACCGGCCACATGGTGTTATCTACCCTTCATACGAATGATGCGGTGTCCAGTATCGTGCGTCTGGCGGATATGGGCGTGGAAACGTATCTGATCGCCAATTCGCTGGCTGCCCTGGTGGCGCAGCGTCTGGTGCGCAAGGTCTGCCCGAATTGTGCAAGGGAGATGGAGACAACGGCGGAGGAACGCAGATTCTTAGGTGAGGATGTCCGGACGGTATGGCGGGGCATGGGATGCCATCAGTGTAATCATACTGGATATAAGGGCAGGATCGCGGTTCATGAAGTCCTTACAATCGATACAAATATCCGGCGGATGATCAGCAATCATGCAACGGTGGAGGAAATCACCAGGTATGCGGTGGAGCAGCAGGGGATGCGGACACTGCGGCTGAGTACGCTGGAGCTGGTGAAGAAGGGCGTGACGACGCCGGAGGAGATGCTTAAGATTGCCTATGAGTGGTAG
- a CDS encoding type IV pilus twitching motility protein PilT: MHTIEEIIFLARKMQASDIHMSEGMPLLFRIHGVLTPAAIQPEARETAELLYGLLNEEQKCSLLAGCDKDFALQTSDGGRQRVNLFRQQGKVAGTIRLLNERIPTLEELKLPDKLYDLAAQPRGLVLVTGPTGSGKSTTLAAMVEYINRTRSAHIITIEDPIEYVYEGKKALIHQRETGRDVTSFAAALRSALREDPDIILVGEMRDYETISAALTAAETGHLVLSTLHTTGAAQTIDRIIDACPAEVQSQVRIQLAGVLKGIVTQCLLPRADGCSRIVATELLLGTDAALNLMREGKTHQLGNVMHSGGVMHTLNMDLSRLIQQGYITRQSAEEYTNDKRELMQY, encoded by the coding sequence ATGCATACAATAGAAGAGATTATATTTCTTGCCAGAAAAATGCAGGCTTCGGACATTCATATGTCGGAAGGAATGCCGCTTTTGTTCCGGATTCACGGTGTGCTTACCCCGGCGGCGATTCAGCCGGAGGCGAGGGAGACGGCAGAACTCCTTTATGGTCTGTTAAACGAGGAACAGAAATGCTCGCTTCTTGCGGGATGTGATAAGGATTTTGCCCTTCAGACTTCGGACGGGGGACGCCAGAGGGTGAATCTCTTCCGTCAGCAGGGCAAGGTGGCGGGGACGATTCGGCTTCTGAACGAGAGAATCCCTACCCTGGAGGAACTGAAACTCCCGGATAAGCTGTATGATCTGGCGGCACAGCCGAGAGGACTGGTCCTGGTGACGGGACCGACGGGAAGCGGAAAATCTACGACGCTTGCTGCCATGGTAGAGTATATTAACCGGACGCGCAGCGCCCATATCATCACCATCGAGGATCCAATCGAGTATGTGTACGAAGGAAAGAAGGCGCTGATCCACCAGCGCGAGACGGGACGCGATGTGACGAGCTTTGCGGCGGCCCTGCGAAGTGCGCTGAGAGAGGACCCGGATATTATTCTGGTGGGGGAGATGCGGGATTATGAGACCATTTCTGCGGCGCTTACGGCAGCTGAGACGGGGCATCTGGTCCTGTCGACGCTTCACACGACCGGAGCGGCCCAGACCATAGACCGTATCATCGACGCCTGTCCGGCAGAGGTGCAAAGTCAGGTACGAATCCAGCTTGCAGGTGTATTGAAAGGGATTGTGACCCAGTGCCTCCTCCCGCGCGCAGACGGCTGTTCGCGTATTGTAGCTACAGAACTTCTTTTGGGGACGGACGCGGCGCTTAATCTGATGCGGGAAGGAAAAACACACCAGCTCGGCAATGTGATGCATAGCGGCGGTGTGATGCATACGCTCAATATGGATTTGTCACGGCTGATACAGCAGGGATATATTACGAGGCAGAGTGCAGAGGAATATACGAATGATAAGAGGGAGCTTATGCAGTATTAG
- a CDS encoding DUF1846 domain-containing protein — MKIGFDNEKYLKMQSSHIRERIDRFDNKLYLEFGGKLFDDYHASRVLPGFCPDSKLKLLKELSEEAEIVIVISAADIEANKVRGDLGITYDSDVLRLKDEFESAGLFVGSVVITQYSGQNSALLFKGRLEKLGIKVYMHYVIEGYPSNVPLIVSDEGYGKNDYIETSRPLVVITAPGPGSGKMATCLSQLYHEHKRGVRAGYAKFETFPIWNIPLKHPVNLAYEAATADLNDVNMIDPFHLEAYGVTTVNYNRDVEIFPVLSAMFQRIYGDSPYKSPTDMGVNMAGNCICDDEVCREASRQEIIRRYYYTMDRFLSGLCPKDEAYKLELLMNQVGVTVHDRKVVDAALKREEETGGPAAAMELPDGKIITGKTSNLLGASAALILNALKELAGIDHEAHLISPQAIEPIQKLKISYLGSKNPRLHTDEVLIALSISAASDPAAQLALNQIPKLKGCQVHTSVMLANVDVRLFKKLSIQATSEPKYEKKPIY; from the coding sequence ATGAAAATTGGATTTGACAACGAAAAATACTTAAAAATGCAGTCTTCTCATATCCGGGAACGAATTGACAGATTTGACAACAAACTCTATCTCGAATTTGGGGGAAAATTATTCGACGATTACCACGCTTCCCGCGTTCTTCCGGGATTTTGTCCGGACAGCAAGCTAAAGCTGCTTAAGGAGCTCTCTGAGGAAGCAGAGATCGTGATCGTCATCAGCGCCGCCGATATTGAGGCGAACAAGGTGCGCGGCGATCTCGGTATCACCTATGATTCCGATGTGCTTCGTCTGAAAGATGAGTTCGAATCCGCCGGACTTTTCGTGGGAAGCGTAGTTATTACGCAGTATTCCGGCCAGAACAGCGCCCTTCTTTTTAAGGGCAGACTGGAAAAGCTCGGCATCAAAGTATATATGCATTATGTGATTGAGGGCTATCCGTCCAACGTTCCGCTGATCGTCAGCGACGAGGGCTACGGTAAGAATGATTATATCGAGACCTCCCGCCCGCTGGTAGTCATCACGGCTCCGGGACCGGGAAGCGGGAAGATGGCGACATGCCTTTCCCAGCTCTACCATGAACATAAGCGCGGAGTCCGCGCCGGATATGCCAAGTTCGAGACCTTCCCAATCTGGAATATTCCGCTCAAGCATCCGGTCAACCTGGCCTATGAGGCGGCTACCGCAGATTTGAACGATGTAAATATGATCGATCCCTTCCATCTGGAGGCTTATGGGGTGACCACAGTCAATTATAACCGTGACGTGGAGATCTTCCCTGTCCTCTCCGCCATGTTCCAGCGCATTTACGGGGACAGCCCTTACAAATCCCCGACAGATATGGGCGTAAATATGGCAGGAAACTGCATCTGCGACGACGAAGTCTGCCGTGAAGCATCCAGACAGGAGATCATCCGCCGCTACTATTACACCATGGATCGTTTTCTTTCCGGGCTCTGCCCTAAGGATGAGGCCTACAAACTGGAACTTCTCATGAATCAGGTCGGCGTGACCGTTCATGACCGCAAAGTCGTAGACGCCGCTTTAAAACGTGAGGAGGAGACCGGTGGACCAGCCGCAGCCATGGAACTTCCAGACGGCAAGATCATAACCGGTAAGACTTCCAATCTTCTGGGCGCTTCCGCTGCCCTGATCCTGAATGCGTTAAAGGAACTGGCAGGAATCGATCATGAAGCACACCTGATTTCGCCTCAAGCCATTGAACCAATCCAGAAGCTGAAGATTTCCTATCTGGGAAGCAAGAACCCGCGGCTTCACACCGATGAAGTCCTGATCGCACTTTCCATCAGCGCCGCTTCCGATCCGGCAGCCCAACTCGCACTAAACCAGATTCCGAAGCTGAAAGGATGTCAGGTGCATACCTCCGTCATGCTGGCAAATGTGGATGTGCGCCTGTTCAAAAAACTGTCGATCCAGGCAACCTCTGAACCGAAGTATGAGAAGAAACCGATTTATTAG
- the ftsH gene encoding ATP-dependent zinc metalloprotease FtsH — MDNQNNRNNRNNNNNPNNKQGWGMFIFAAVLVLVMMFAYSQLRQDSDAEEISYDEFLDMVDAGKVKEVKIESDRIVIIPKTEAELEKEKGGDSESDVVESTVKDGENSNKPATEEKGTEGTQQNSLFSLFGEQISPKKQYYTGLVEDPTRSERLYKAGVKYTQDIPDSTSYIIWNLLSFLPIILLAGMGIFMMVRMSKGGGVMGIGKSNAKMYVEKKTGVTFKDVAGQDEAKESLQEVVDFLHNPGKYTGIGAKLPKGALLVGPPGTGKTLLAKAVAGEANVPFFSLSGSAFVEMYVGVGASRVRDLFKQAQQMAPCIIFIDEIDAIGKSRDTQLGGNDEREQTLNQLLAEMDGFDTNKGLLLLAATNRPEILDPALLRPGRFDRRIIVDKPDLKGRIDVLKVHSKDVRMDETVNLEEIALATSGAVGSDLANMINEAAINAVKNGREVVSQSDLFEAVEVVLVGKEKKDRIMNQKEREIVSYHEVGHALVSALQKDAEPVQKITIVPRTMGALGYVMQTPEEEKFLNTKAELEAMLVGMLAGRAAEEIVFDTVTTGASNDIEKATRIARAMVTQYGMSERFGLMGLESIQNRYLDGRPVQNCGEATAAEIDQEVMDMLKKAYAEAKRLLSEHRATMDQIAKFLIEKETITGKEFMKIFRKCEGLPEPEEEKAKIGEKKGAALSKEESEQKESEQKETEDSPGQEGEDKQGTLALQVDADGYILPQDRP, encoded by the coding sequence ATGGATAACCAGAATAACAGAAATAATAGAAATAATAACAATAATCCAAACAATAAGCAAGGCTGGGGAATGTTTATTTTCGCGGCAGTGCTGGTGTTGGTTATGATGTTTGCTTATTCTCAGCTCAGGCAGGACAGCGACGCCGAGGAGATCAGTTATGATGAATTCCTGGATATGGTGGATGCGGGAAAGGTGAAGGAGGTTAAGATTGAATCTGACCGTATTGTCATCATCCCGAAGACGGAGGCGGAACTGGAGAAGGAAAAGGGCGGAGATTCCGAGAGCGACGTAGTAGAAAGTACGGTAAAGGATGGGGAGAATTCCAATAAGCCTGCCACCGAAGAGAAAGGCACGGAGGGAACACAGCAGAATTCCCTGTTTTCTCTGTTTGGCGAGCAGATCAGTCCGAAAAAGCAGTATTATACCGGACTTGTGGAGGACCCCACAAGGTCGGAGAGACTTTATAAGGCGGGCGTAAAATACACACAGGATATTCCGGATTCCACATCTTATATCATTTGGAATCTTCTGAGTTTTCTTCCGATCATTCTCCTTGCCGGCATGGGCATCTTCATGATGGTGCGTATGTCAAAAGGCGGCGGAGTGATGGGCATCGGCAAGAGCAACGCCAAGATGTACGTGGAGAAGAAGACAGGAGTCACTTTCAAGGACGTGGCGGGACAGGATGAAGCCAAGGAGTCCCTGCAGGAGGTCGTGGATTTCCTGCACAATCCGGGCAAATACACCGGAATCGGAGCGAAGCTTCCAAAGGGAGCGCTTCTTGTAGGGCCTCCCGGAACCGGTAAGACGCTTCTTGCCAAGGCTGTGGCAGGAGAGGCGAATGTGCCGTTCTTCTCCCTGTCAGGTTCCGCATTCGTGGAGATGTATGTCGGCGTGGGAGCTTCCCGTGTGCGTGACCTGTTCAAGCAGGCACAGCAGATGGCGCCCTGTATTATATTTATCGATGAGATCGATGCGATTGGTAAGAGCCGTGACACGCAGCTCGGGGGCAACGATGAGCGTGAGCAGACGCTCAATCAGCTTCTGGCGGAGATGGACGGTTTTGATACGAACAAGGGATTACTTCTTCTGGCGGCTACTAACCGGCCGGAGATCCTTGATCCGGCACTCCTTCGGCCGGGACGTTTTGACAGACGGATCATCGTGGATAAGCCGGATCTGAAGGGCCGTATCGATGTGCTGAAGGTGCATTCCAAGGATGTGCGCATGGACGAGACGGTGAATCTGGAAGAGATCGCACTTGCGACCTCCGGAGCGGTGGGATCGGACCTTGCCAATATGATCAACGAGGCGGCCATCAATGCCGTGAAGAATGGCAGGGAGGTAGTCTCTCAGTCCGACCTGTTTGAAGCCGTTGAGGTGGTTCTTGTAGGAAAAGAGAAGAAAGACCGGATCATGAATCAGAAGGAGCGGGAGATCGTATCTTATCATGAGGTGGGCCATGCCCTGGTCAGCGCGCTCCAGAAGGATGCGGAGCCGGTGCAGAAGATCACGATCGTTCCCAGAACGATGGGAGCTTTGGGATATGTCATGCAGACGCCGGAGGAGGAGAAATTCCTCAATACGAAGGCGGAGCTTGAGGCGATGCTGGTCGGAATGCTGGCAGGTCGTGCGGCGGAGGAGATCGTATTTGACACCGTGACGACCGGAGCTTCCAACGATATTGAGAAGGCGACCCGAATCGCAAGAGCCATGGTGACGCAGTATGGTATGTCGGAGCGTTTTGGACTTATGGGACTGGAATCCATCCAGAATCGTTATCTGGACGGCAGACCGGTACAGAACTGCGGCGAGGCAACTGCGGCAGAGATTGACCAGGAAGTCATGGATATGCTGAAGAAGGCGTATGCCGAGGCGAAGCGCCTGCTGTCCGAGCACCGCGCGACGATGGACCAGATCGCAAAATTCCTGATTGAGAAAGAGACAATCACCGGAAAAGAGTTCATGAAGATCTTCCGCAAGTGCGAAGGACTTCCGGAGCCGGAAGAGGAGAAGGCAAAGATCGGGGAGAAGAAGGGGGCTGCACTTTCCAAGGAGGAGAGTGAGCAGAAAGAGTCCGAACAGAAAGAGACAGAAGATTCCCCGGGACAAGAAGGGGAAGATAAGCAAGGGACCTTAGCGCTGCAGGTCGATGCTGACGGCTATATTCTTCCGCAGGACAGACCGTAA